The following are encoded together in the Vigna unguiculata cultivar IT97K-499-35 chromosome 2, ASM411807v1, whole genome shotgun sequence genome:
- the LOC114173994 gene encoding uncharacterized protein LOC114173994 isoform X1 has protein sequence MEREKWKENCNINSNNNGNTNGYFYDRFVCDDYDGEVPSAERSPAKPSSLSSSPPRLGYIEHHVSKYDTLAGVAIKYGVEVADVKRLNSLVTDHQMFALKTLHIPLPGRHPPSPCLSNGSSTPGYSDHNSPTTQAHHDLLDSFPSLKMKSSERKVSLAMSSLQGYYGLKGSSTPSEDGYFRNSPTSDRPLSHHRKSKSLVNVILEEIMEKSNETSAALTREVDSSKWNYNLVQRRQKSVADFTRIPELLLREDNSSPGVLPSRTGMGLALRQKAASRTNLASDSDQNGSSPVAMGMVDTTLNEGSSRVRKSSSTSCLHDQDNSGSSSIWSTSMQALSTAAIGKPIFDGLPKPLTGRKNKAALD, from the exons ATGGAAAGGGAAAAGTGGAAAGAGAATTGCAATATCAATAGCAATAACAATGGTAACACCAATGGATACTTTTACGATAGGTTTGTGTGTGATGATTACGACGGAGAGGTACCCAGCGCAGAACGTAGTCCTGCTAAGCCTTCTTCGCTGTCTTCTTCGCCTCCCAGACTTGGATACATTGAACACCATGTTTCCAAATACGATACATTGGCTGGTGTCGCTATCAAGTATGGTGTTGAG GTTGCAGATGTCAAAAGGTTGAATAGCCTTGTTACAGACCATCAAATGTTTGCTCTTAAAACTCTCCACATTCCGCTACCTGGAAGACACCCTCCATCTCCTTGTTTATCAAATGGTTCCAGTACTCCTGG ATATTCAGATCACAATTCTCCTACTACTCAGGCACACCATGATCTGCTTGATTCATTCCCATCACTGAAAATGAAGTCATCTGAACGGAAGGTCTCACTAGCCATGAGCTCATTACAGGGTTACTATGGACTTAAAGGATCCTCAACTCCCTCAGAAGATGGTTACTTCAGAAACTCACCTACGTCTGACAGACCTCTCAGCCATCACCGGAAATCTAAAAGCTTGGTCAATGTAATTTTGGAAGAGATTATGGAAAAATCAAATGAGACATCAGCTGCATTAACCAGGGAAGTTGACTCCAGTAAATGGAATTACAATCTTGTCCAGAGACGTCAGAAATCTGTAGCGGACTTTACCAGGATACCAGAGCTGCTTCTGAGGGAGGATAATAGCAGCCCTGGTGTTCTTCCATCAAGAACTGGAATGGGCTTAGCTCTTAGACAGAAAGCAGCTAGCCGAACTAATTTGGCATCTGATTCTGATCAAAACGGTTCGAGTCCTGTGGCAATGGGTATGGTGGATACTACACTAAATGAAGGTTCATCCAGGGTGAGGAAATCATCAAGTACGTCCTGTTTACATGATCAAGATAACAGTGGCTCCTCATCCATTTGGTCAACCTCAATGCAGGCCCTCTCAACTGCAGCCATCGGAAAACCAATCTTTGATGGCCTGCCCAAGCCATTAACTGGTCGAAAAAATAAAGCTGCACTTGATTAA
- the LOC114173994 gene encoding uncharacterized protein LOC114173994 isoform X2 translates to MVTPMDTFTIGLCVMITTERYPAQNVVLLSLLRCLLRLPDLDTLNTMFPNTIHWLVSLSSMVLRYSDHNSPTTQAHHDLLDSFPSLKMKSSERKVSLAMSSLQGYYGLKGSSTPSEDGYFRNSPTSDRPLSHHRKSKSLVNVILEEIMEKSNETSAALTREVDSSKWNYNLVQRRQKSVADFTRIPELLLREDNSSPGVLPSRTGMGLALRQKAASRTNLASDSDQNGSSPVAMGMVDTTLNEGSSRVRKSSSTSCLHDQDNSGSSSIWSTSMQALSTAAIGKPIFDGLPKPLTGRKNKAALD, encoded by the exons ATGGTAACACCAATGGATACTTTTACGATAGGTTTGTGTGTGATGATTACGACGGAGAGGTACCCAGCGCAGAACGTAGTCCTGCTAAGCCTTCTTCGCTGTCTTCTTCGCCTCCCAGACTTGGATACATTGAACACCATGTTTCCAAATACGATACATTGGCTGGTGTCGCTATCAAGTATGGTGTTGAG ATATTCAGATCACAATTCTCCTACTACTCAGGCACACCATGATCTGCTTGATTCATTCCCATCACTGAAAATGAAGTCATCTGAACGGAAGGTCTCACTAGCCATGAGCTCATTACAGGGTTACTATGGACTTAAAGGATCCTCAACTCCCTCAGAAGATGGTTACTTCAGAAACTCACCTACGTCTGACAGACCTCTCAGCCATCACCGGAAATCTAAAAGCTTGGTCAATGTAATTTTGGAAGAGATTATGGAAAAATCAAATGAGACATCAGCTGCATTAACCAGGGAAGTTGACTCCAGTAAATGGAATTACAATCTTGTCCAGAGACGTCAGAAATCTGTAGCGGACTTTACCAGGATACCAGAGCTGCTTCTGAGGGAGGATAATAGCAGCCCTGGTGTTCTTCCATCAAGAACTGGAATGGGCTTAGCTCTTAGACAGAAAGCAGCTAGCCGAACTAATTTGGCATCTGATTCTGATCAAAACGGTTCGAGTCCTGTGGCAATGGGTATGGTGGATACTACACTAAATGAAGGTTCATCCAGGGTGAGGAAATCATCAAGTACGTCCTGTTTACATGATCAAGATAACAGTGGCTCCTCATCCATTTGGTCAACCTCAATGCAGGCCCTCTCAACTGCAGCCATCGGAAAACCAATCTTTGATGGCCTGCCCAAGCCATTAACTGGTCGAAAAAATAAAGCTGCACTTGATTAA